A window from Vanessa atalanta chromosome 16, ilVanAtal1.2, whole genome shotgun sequence encodes these proteins:
- the LOC125069930 gene encoding mitochondrial coenzyme A diphosphatase NUDT8-like, with amino-acid sequence MTNLKKFRLPLNKRGKQPSATAAVLVPFCRVNNITTLLYTVRSANLKSASGQISFPGGKTDKAETPIETALRETREEIGLSPEKIDIWGCGPALPGRDNKIMITPVIGCVADLKEEDLCQNNDEVEEVFAVPIENLCDPKNQYHTQFSNGFILPVFIADEHKIWGLTAYITHMFLSCLLPIDVYRNEWMKKKIDIKDIN; translated from the coding sequence ATgacaaatttaaagaaatttcgtTTGCCACTAAACAAAAGAGGAAAACAGCCTTCAGCTACAGCTGCCGTCTTAGTTCCTTTTTGtcgtgtaaataatattacaactttACTTTATACAGTGAGATCAGCCAACTTAAAGAGCGCCAGTGGACAAATATCTTTTCCTGGAGGTAAAACTGATAAAGCCGAGACACCAATAGAGACCGCTTTAAGAGAGACAAGAGAGGAAATAGGTTTATCACCGGAAAAGATAGATATATGGGGTTGTGGTCCAGCTTTGCCCGGTagagacaataaaataatgattacacCAGTTATTGGTTGTGTTGCAGATTTAAAAGAAGAGGATTTGTGCCAAAATAATGACGAGGTAGAAGAAGTGTTTGCTGTTCCCATTGAAAACCTGTGTGATCCTAAAAACCAATATCATACTCAGTTTTCCAATGGATTCATTCTGCCAGTATTTATTGCCGATGAACATAAAATTTGGGGCTTAACCGCTTATATAACTCATATGTTCTTGAGCTGTTTGTTACCTATAGACGTCTATAGGAACGAatggatgaaaaaaaaaatcgatattaaagatattaattgA